One Salvia miltiorrhiza cultivar Shanhuang (shh) chromosome 6, IMPLAD_Smil_shh, whole genome shotgun sequence genomic window, ataccaatttcttaattctcgtgccgaaaagaacttggtcttgcttcatgggacggagggagtatattgcaTACTGCATTCAATCCAGAAGTTTTTAATGATAGAGATATTTTGGAGTAACTAACGAGATGATTATTCGTATAAATTTTGTCGAGATTATTAAccaattattgatttatattttatttatttatatacatattttataaatttaaataaattcaagaaattaatttgtattacacacacacacacacacacatatatatatatatatatatatatatgtatgtatatatatgggttTGGGacgataataatattaatatcatcacatatataattaaaaaatggaatactcctatgtagcatcaccatatttttgcatttttatctatcctatttctaaaaaaaaaaaaaaatatttattaattcttatttatctaaatattctcatcccacattgatttttttatgaaaatttaccaattgaaatactaaataaattgatatataatattaatttgaatctcgtatcaatttttttaagccttagacgagatgattctcaaaacttagttatggtctttcaaacttcaaacaagatgatgcttaCTAGccagttttattctttcaaactccaaacgaaatAATGCTTGAAATTCAGTTATTCTATTttaagctccaaatgagatgatgcacataactatgttatggtttttcaagcttcatacaagatgatgtttagaagttagttatggtattttaactccaaatgagatgatgcacataatcatgttatggtttttcaagctccatacaagatgatatttaaaagttagttatgatcttataagcttcagattgtataatctcacattataagcttcagattgtataatctcacaaatcagtcctggtctttcaagctcctattgaaaataatgtttagaagtaagttatgatatttaaagtatGAAATAGTGATGTTCAAACGATTGACACATAAAAGTCAGATATATTGTTTCAGGATCCAGACGAGATAATCCTCAAAAGTTTGGCGTTCAAAAGTTAAATATTGTGTTTCGAATTCTTGATGATCCTCTGATCTTATAGAGATGAGATGGGATGATGCTTATATGGCatatgagatcttaaattaatttttatccgtcaatataaaaaaattgtacaaaatttatataaaagagtatttttattattctagcaAAAAATGAACATTTAATTGAAGAATATTGTTGAAATTAATATAACGTAAACTCTATTACatcaagttaaattaattaaaaataatataaataatttaaatcaaaatttaaagtcccgtcgaatttcgacgagtTATACACTAGTTTTTTATTTGAAGATGCTCAAATGTTATTTCATCAAAGAACGACGTTATTTCATAATATGAAAATGACACCGTCACAAAGAGCCCTCGCCACCACCGGCGAAAGGCGCCGCCCTCAGCCACCACGGCCCCCTCTAGACTATCTCTGTCTTCTCACACTATACAGACTAAGCCCTACACCCAAATCGCCGCCTCTACGCCATCGTCACGAGCAGCAGCGGCTGCCCCGACCGACTCCTCCTCTTTCCCTGTTCAAAACCTAGAACCCCAAATAGCTGCTCCCAGTGGCTACCACGGCCACCGCCACCTTCTCCCCTCAAACCGGCGAGCTGTTCGCTCCTTCACCAACCCTCTCTCAGGCACACATTCTACCGGACAGACAGCAGCTGCAAGCTACCCCTGTCGTCCGTCGACTCACGGCCAACACCCGATACTCACACAAACACAACAGCAACAACACCACACGTCCCATTCTTACTGCTTTTAGTTCATTAATTGTTTGATTCCATTTCAATGTCTATGCTTATGTGTTCTCATTCTTGTAATTTAATCACAATTTCCTTCATATAGAAACATCAACAAAGCAGGAAAGGAAATATTTGCAGAATTTGACATGAGTTAAAGGTGGAACCTCGAGGAGGATTCGTTTGTGTTGCAAAATTCTGTAGAGGAAATTGGCTGTAGTTAGAGCTGttgtgaagaagaaaatgaatgaGATGAAGTTGGGAAAATCACTTTACCTTCGTGAAGAATATCGCAGGGTAGGATAAAAGGATGCCATTTGGGGGTTCTATTATAGGATTaaaatagtcaatttttattatttattattattttattaataagcAGGCTATATTATGACACAATAAAAAGTTGGATTTTTCAACATCTTGAATTTTATCTCCAATGCCAAACACGGCCTATTGTCCCCACGTTTCCCTCCAACGAAACCTTATCTCATAAAATTGAAACTTACCCaattccttgtttggtgagaacagTCATGGCGGCAGCATCAAGCTGCAAATTCTATCCCACAAACTATAAATCTCTTCAACCTGCAAAAAGAGTTGCTCCCTACATTTCTTGCACTGCTCAGCCTTCTCAGACCAACATTAAggtagttatatatatataagcttaCTTGAGTTAAATATATAATGTTATAACAAAAAGAAATCTAAGAATTTGGAGTTGGTGGGAAGAGGTGATCATAAATGGAGCAGCAAAGGAAATTGGTAGGGCAGCTGTGGTTGCCGTGACAAAGGCAAGAGGGATGGAGCTTGCTGGTGCTATTGATTCTCACCTTGTTGGAGAAGACATAGGAAAGGTCTGTGTATTCATTACTTATTTTCCATTGAtagtttttatttcttttaaattaaattttttggttCCTACAGTAAAATTCAATGTGATGATCTTTGTGAAATTGTTGTTAGGTTTGTGACATGGGAGAGCCTTTGGAGATACCCATATTAAATGACATTACTATGGTCTTAGGTTCCATATCACAGGTGATGTTACTTGAATTGCTTTTTTCtgtactaataatattaaccgcatgcataattatatttttatttttttagagaataaaaatataacaattgATTTTCAAGAATCAATTTAGTACAGGTGCTCATCATTAAAGAATCTGCTTAATATCTCAACATTCAAATGATATTGGACTCttcatttatgtatttgaaAAGTAATTCACTGTTATTTAAGCGTGTCGGAAAATGTTGCAGTTGAAAGCAACCGCCGTTGTGGTGGATTTTACCGATGCTTCGACGGTTTACGACAATGTCAAACAGGTTTCATTTCTCTTCACAATATTATAAAAGTAATTAATCAAGGCCAATTaatcctctctctcttttttcccctttattaaattgaaaaatgtgAGCAGGCAACAGCATTTGGAATGAAAAGTGTAGTTTATGTGCCACGAATCAAAATGGAGACGGTTTCTGCATTATCAGCATTTTGTGAAAAAGCCACCATGGTGAGCACAGGGTGAGATTTAAACACCAAGATCTTATTTTTGTACTACTTTTTAAATTCCATAGGAAAACATTGTAGATTGGATTCGAGTCCACCTTTGGAGcggtctttaattttttttatttaattcttaatttatcaaaaaagaaTATTAATATTGTTGAGAAATTAATGATTTTGATATAGGGTTGCATAGTAGCACCAACACTTTCGATTGGAAGCATACTCCTTCAGCAAGCTGCAATTTCAGCATCTTTTCACTACAACAATGTTGAGATTGTTGAATCAAAAGCCACTGTTGGGGTACGTCTATCGGCCTACTCGTATATACCattattcatttcaaatttacCTTACACATTCAAGAAATCCAATCAAACTTGGAATTTTATGCTACTGAAATTGacaataataatagtaaatgatTTATGCTCTAGAATTTTCACCGGAAGCTTGCCCCGTCCGAATAGCATTTctattgaattcacaatttggaTCAAAGATTTGGTTCAAGATtcaattaaattttcaattaataattattgGCAAATGAGAATATAAGGTGCTGAAAGGGTCGTGTTAATCAACAACATTAGAACTAGAAGCAAACCTAACACAACTACTCCTTATTTGCGCAAATTGATGACCCATGAATTCTTGAATATCAACTTTCAATTTTCCCTACATCAACAGCTGGaaattttggtctctttcaatATTattgaacatttcattttcaaattaaGTTGTAATAATGCTTCTTTAATTGTGGAATTATTCACCATAAATTTCATGCACACCCTCGTACCTTTAGACTCTGACATGAGACATCAGCCAGAATAACTTGATTTCACAATGAAAAAAGTAAAATTGAGGCCATGCTTGCACTCTCATTCATGCACATTATCTTCCAAGAATCAAAGTAAAAATGTAATTTGGAAAAGATCAAAGTCAACAAAGGCATTCTAAACATTCACGTTATTTTCATGAAACAGGACTTACCGTCGCAGGAGGTAAAACAAATAGCAAATAATCTGACAAACCTCGGCCAGATGTACAACAGAGAAGATGTGTCAACCGACATTCTGGTAAGAAGAAATGTAAATCTAGTGGTCTTAGTAAGCACCACAACTTACACACATTCTCCAACAAATATTCTAGGCCAGGGGTCAAGTTCTGGGAGAGGACGGAGTGCGAGTGCATAGTTTGGTTCTTCCAGGCCTCCCATCTAGTACAACAGTCCACTTTTCCCGCCCAGGCGAGGTATGCTACTGAAGACAAGACGATATATTCATCGCTTTAAATTGATATGATCTTCTCGTTTTCTTCAACAGCTTTACACCCTGAAACATGATATCACCAATGTGCAATCTCTTATGCCAGGGTTGCTTCTAGCCATAAGAAAAGTAGTGCGTCTCAAGGTAATTGGAAAATCAAAACGTATACTTTGTTATCATCTTAGGAAAGCATctacaatttaaaattttacatgTGTTTATGCAGAATCTGGTGTATGGTTTGGAGAAGGTGTTGTAGAAACCAAGCATCAATGGACTGAATCTTGATTTCTGTCTCTCACGGAACACATTCCACGTTTTCTTCATTAAAAAATGGAATTAACATATTAGCTGGAAACTTCAGCATAGAGAGAATGGTTCTTTGTAACAGTCTTTCAAGGAAATGTGTTACATTCTTTTATCTTGTTCCCTTCAAATTCAATGATGATATGCAACTTTGAAATCTCAGGAGAGAATGCTATTGCATCAACTTTCATTATCTAATATCCTTCATCAGACAAAATATTTAGTTGAAGGCATAAGATAAAACCGTAAGCTATATGAAGATGTCCTTAAATGAGATTGAAGACATGCTGTGATTCATGAACTAAAGCAATCAGAGTTGTCAATGCACATGCCCAAGAAAGACTTGAAGTGCTTCACTAAATTATGTGGCAATTTTGAGTACAAGATGTCAAATGGGTCTTAGCTTGGTGCCTTGGCTTTGAAAAAGCAGGTAGTTTTTCCTTACCTGCTAGCGAGATTGATTTGTATTGATATGGTATGAAACCGGGTCTAGCCAAAATTGTTGATGAAGAATTTTTTAGGGATTGAGCCATTTTCAAGTGGTGTATCACCTTGTTTCTTAATATTTTAGAGTAAGCCTTCCTCTCTTTGTGCTTAGCTGCATTTCTGGCCCCATATAAACCAAAGAATCAGTAGAGGCTTGAGAGACCTCTACAACCGTCTAgaattcatgaaaaaatgacTTTCTTCGCTTGTCCGTTCTCTTCAATGAGGAAGCAAGATAGCTCATGCATCACAAGATTGAAGCCTAGCTCCGCCCTTTTGGCTAGAGGCCATTGATTCTttaccaatcatacaagagtgGAAGAAAATAGAATGGTATGAAGCTAAATCAAGCTTATGGAAAGACCCAAGTAACGAGAAAATGACTCGTAACTACAAGTGctacataacatcacatcacaTCACATCGTAGTAGGCATCCCTCAGAGCTTCATCTGAACAAGAAAGATTCAAACTTCCCTCATGGGACACTTTCTAAATACTAGATCTTTTCGCTTTCTCATGAGTTGAATGAATATGAAGCTGTCAACCTTCGTAACATACGATATTTCCAGTTGAGGACTGACAACGACTTGATTCTCTACTCCATTTGGTTAATCAACTCTTCCTCATTCTTGGGGATAAGGATTCTTCCTCAGCGAAGGGAATTTAGCCTTTGCTTTGATCCACATCCACTGGATTGAAATGCTTTGTACGATGATGGCAGGggagataaattcaaatattgaTAAGCTACAGCATGCTTTGAAGCAGATACGATCCAATAATGGAGTTGGATTGGTTTGCTGAGGAATGGAGTTGGTGGACAACCAAAGCTTTGGAGTTTGAATGAAAGAAAGTGTTTAGCAGAGGGAAAAATGTATATATGCGTTGTGACTGTGATGAATCATCTATTCCTACGGCCTTTTCACTATGAATATAGTTCCAGACCGTGGCTTGAAAATAAGTGGTTCCATCAAGTTGATACTATGCTACTCTATCGGAATGCAATGAAGTTGAAGTTTTTCCTTTTAAAGTAGGAGCGTTTGATTTGCTCAATTTTCAAAGAGATGGTGCTGCTATTCAAAACATCTTAACACGGGGAGCTAGGTATCTAATTCTGGTTAAAACACCGAGAAGGATGTTCTGTATGACCTCGTTTTTGAGAAGATGATTAACTCATTTTGTTGGAGACAGGTGAAAGGGTATTAAGTGAAAAATAGCAATCTAGTTAAGATGATTAACTCATTTTGGTGGAGATAGGTGAAAGGgtattaaatgaaaaatatcaaTCTAGTGAATTTAGGAATCACGCGAGATTGATATTTTTTGTGAGAAGTTAGATTAATGAATAAGTCAGTACCGCATCGGGATGGACTCGAACCCAGAACTTCAGATTTTGAACATTAACCACCTACCATTACACTAACACACACACGGTCGCACacctaaattatttttttgcgtCCTCCTAAAATAGACTAAAGCTCTCTGATCACTCATATTGATCAATCTCgtcttatctttttttttttttttgataaattaacagtattaaataaataaatttaaagaccacGTCACATGACTCACatgggactcgaacccaaaatcTTGACCTTAGGCATAAACCCTTAATGCTTGGCCAACACAGACAATCTCAtctttatcttttctttttaggTTGGTGGAGGGATGTGATGTGGACTAGACTTGAGACTCTTCTCATGTTATATCATGTTAAATTGTTGTTTTACTTAAAACTTAATTTTACTAGAGCTTTTCTTTGATGCTAAAAACTAAACAAAGCATTACTCCCTTTTTTTGAGAAGAAAGTCCGGAATTTTATTAACTTAAATCCCGTTGAGTCAAGTCTAGGAGCCAAGTCGGGAAAACCGACTCCCAGATCACAACATCATTACACGAAAGAGCATAATGAGCTAAAGAGTGAACTACAGAATTAGCTTCACGTCGCATATGGCGAAAATCCACCATGCAAGCTTCACGCGCAGAGGTAAACGTCGATCTTAGATCATCACACAGAGTCTCAGAACTAACCAAATCATCATGGACGACATGCACCGCCAGAAGCGAATCCTAATAAATCATGATCGGTCCTAGATCTCGCTGAAGACAATGCCCAATCCCCAAGAGCATAGCTTGTAGTTCACCCATGAGAGTGGTAGCAGTATAGCCCACTCGTTGAGCCACAGCTAACACCAACCTTCCCTTCCAGTCACGCACTGCCACACCAACTCCGCCGCAGCTGCCCAAGATAAACTGCATGACCCTGGGTCTCTTTGATGCCGAGGATACTAGTAACACTATCCACATCCGATTGAGCCGTATTGGGACTAAAACTCACCGCCGACTTCTCCAAGTTAACAGATTGACCTGATGCCTTcgaataaaggtcaagcacttCTCTCACGGCAGCAGCTCCCCCGGCAGAAGCTTTAAAAAACAAGAGACTATCATCTGCGAAAAAGAGGTGAGACACTGCTGGACTATGTCTCGCTACTTTGATTCCCTCAATATCTTTACTTCGCTCGAACTTCTGGAGTGTAGAGGATAATCCCTGCGCACATAAAACAAATAGAAAAGGTGATAGAGGGCAGCCTTGCCTCAACCCCCTCAAAGGGAAAACCGACCCAAACACCTTCGAATTTATAATGAAGGAGAACTCCACTGAGGAAACACAATCCATGATGAGAGCAATCCACTTTTCAGGGAAGGCCAAAGCCTCAATCATCGCCTTTAGGAAACCCCATTCCACACGGTCATAAGCTTTCCTCATATCCAGCTTCGCCGCCACATAACCAACCTTACCCTTCTGCCGACCTCTCATCCAATGCATACATTCATAACCAACAAGGATATTATCCGAGATAAGGCGCCCCGGAACAAAAGCACTCTGGTACTCATCGATGATACTTCCAAGAACTCCCCTCAGCCTATTAGCCAAAGTCTTTGTAACAATTTTGTAAGAAGTATTACAAAGACTAATCGGCCTGAACTCAGAGACCGTAGTTGGATTCTTAGTCTTCGGGATTAACACAGTGTGAGTCTTATTCCAATATTTGATGCTGGCTCCGTTGTtcagaatattaagcacttcatgCGTCACTCCATTGCCAATCTCACCccacaatttttgaaaaaagagTGGGAGAAATCCATCGGGTCCTGGGGATTTATGTGCATTCATCTGGAAAATAGCTCTCTTAACCTCCTCAGCAGTGAACGGAGCATCCAACATCTTCCTCGCCTCCTCATCTAACGCTCTCGTAATATGACAAGAGATACGTCTGAAATCAGATTCACCCGGATCAGCAGACCTGAACATCTCGTCGAAATAGGCTTGCACAATAGCCGCTTTATCTTTATCATCTTTTCTGATAACTCCAAACGGGTCAAGCAGATGCCGGATCTTATTTTTCGCCTTCCGTTGAGAGGCAAAATTGTGAAAAAACTTGGTATTCCTGTCTCCGAGGCCCAGCCAATTCACTCTTGAACGTTGTTTCCAATTAATCTCTTCAGCTTCAGTAAGCTTCTCCAAATCCTTATCCACCTGAATTAGCTCGTTTGTCGCACCCTTCTTGTCCAAGCAGTTAAGGATCCGAACTCTTTTCTTTCTAAGTTTCTCGATGGTGCGCGTCGGATTCTTGAACTCTGACTTCTCCCATTTAGAGAGGTATTGTTGGGAAAGAGCGAGCCTGGAATGCATTGGCTCACCCCCCAACATACGCCAATTGACCAGGAAGTCCGCAGTAAAAGATTTATCAAGCATCCACTTTTGCTCAAAGTGAAATCTCTTAAAACCGAATGTGGCTTGTGAGCTGATATGGATTTCGTGATAAATCGAAGGGTATTTCACCCGGACGCGGATGGTGGGCGGCGGCACGCAGTTTTGGTCGGCTTCGGTGCGTTTCTGGACCAGCATTCCGCCGGGCCTCAGCTCCCACTCTCTCAAGCCCAAGCCGCCGTTGGTTTGCGGTGGTAAGAAACCGGTCTCGGTCTTGATGCTCGTCATTTTCCAATTCCTTGccgacacacacacacaactctgTGCTAGCTGTATCGCTAATTAAATAGATTGTTGAGATATCCAGGTGATTTACAATGGAAGGCTATGTATCCAATCCGTTTCTTACATGAAATAATCACTGTCCGGATCGTGACGGCTGCAGCGCGCGCTAAATGCAAAAACCACCTCAAAACCGCAAATGTTGAAAGGAAATAAGAAATTCAGATCTCCGACAAAAATAGATGAATGTGGTGAAAAATCAATTCACCTCGCTCTGCCAAGAATATATATTCAATCGATTAGGTCGGTGGAGATTCGTCGTGAAAATCAATGTCAGCCAAGAAATGATTGAATAAAAAAACAACCATTAAATGATTATTAAGCTTTGTTTAGTAGGGCGGTCtgtctgtctctctctctctctccggttGGCTGGAGAAACAAGACTGGAGAAGAAAGAGAGTGATCAGTGATGTAAAGAAAATGTATGGATATCAAACAGAATAAAATATGGAGCTTAAATCATTACCACAACTATAGAATTTATTACTTGCAAAACTTACCCAATAAAGTTATCGTAAAAatgtttaaaataattaaatcggAGAAGTGTCTCACGTTCAGACGCTTTGAATTTTGGAAAAACAAAATTAAGACTACTTAAGGAAATGTTGTGCTACACAAACTCAAATTTACTATGAAAATCAATTAATATGGCTTCACGTGTCATTTACATAACCTGGCGATTTCAAAGGTACTCAACGTATACATGATACTCTCCCTCCGTCCTTATAAAAAGTAACTCTTTGTAaatgatacgaattttaataagtTAGTTGAATATGTTGTAACTAGAGTAAAGATCACACTTAAtttattgtaaataaaaaacttattaaaaataaattaaatactactccctccgtccgccaaaagtggaccatttttactatatttggcgtccgcaaagagtataccactttccttttttggaaatggtcccaccatccgctttaatattttatccttacaaacactctttatttacaaaaaaaccactccaaattcaatttcaaccacacatctcataaagtggtgggaccctttctccattacatcaaaatcattaccaattttattaaatcccgtgactagccaaagtggtccacttttggcggacggagggagtacattttatgAGAACATAGGGAATAcatgtttgctttttatccctctaactAAAATGATAGTAAGATATAAATTATGGAGTAATATAGTAAGATATAAATTAAGAGCAGCGTTTCaatttacactacaaaaaaatgcgtaaatagcgacggcggcgccgccgccagcAATTACTGAcagcacggcggcggcaaaaacaGCGACCCGTCTTTTGcctattaccgacggcaaaacagccgctaattagcggcggttgcgccgtcgctaatttaaatatatattaatttaaatatatattatttattaccgacgg contains:
- the LOC130989360 gene encoding dihydrodipicolinate reductase-like protein CRR1, chloroplastic, with the protein product MAAASSCKFYPTNYKSLQPAKRVAPYISCTAQPSQTNIKVIINGAAKEIGRAAVVAVTKARGMELAGAIDSHLVGEDIGKVCDMGEPLEIPILNDITMVLGSISQLKATAVVVDFTDASTVYDNVKQATAFGMKSVVYVPRIKMETVSALSAFCEKATMGCIVAPTLSIGSILLQQAAISASFHYNNVEIVESKATVGDLPSQEVKQIANNLTNLGQMYNREDVSTDILARGQVLGEDGVRVHSLVLPGLPSSTTVHFSRPGELYTLKHDITNVQSLMPGLLLAIRKVVRLKNLVYGLEKVL